The following nucleotide sequence is from Fibrobacterota bacterium.
GGCCCTGGCCATCGCCCGTAGCGTCATCGGGACCAGCGGATATCTCTACTCCAACGATTACGGCGCCGACGGCGTCAATGGCAAGTCCACCTCCATCCTGACGCAGGCGAAGAAGTGGCAGACCAACAAGGTTCCCCTCGACGGGATCGGGTTCCAATGCCACCTTGGCCATGGCATCAACAAGGCCGACATCTCGGCGAACATCAAGCGTTTCGGCGACATCGGCCTGCGGGTTTCCTTGACGGAGATCGACATCACCCAGGCGACCGCGGCGGATTGGACCGCGCTGTTAGGGGCTTGCCTGGAGAATTTCAATTGCACCTCCTTCGTGACCTGGGGCCTTACCGATGCCTCGTCGTGGATCGGCTCCACCTGCGGTTGCCTCCTTTACAACGGGAATCCGCCAACTCCCAAGAACGATATGATCTCGGCGGTACTGGCCGCGCTGGCCGCCGCCGATCCTGCCGTGACCGCGAAGCGCAAGGCTTTCATCGCGCTTCCTCCGGGAAGCCTCGGGCCCAATGCCGTGCAGGTGTTGCAACGTCCTCTCGCCCAGCGCGGCCCGGAACTCTTCTTCGGCGCTTCCCCGGTTAAGATCTTCTCGACGCCGAACGGCAACGCCATCGACGTCTTGGGCCGGAACCGGGCGCTGATCCCGGTTTCTTCCAATCTCCCCGGTTTGAGCATCCAGCCTCAGTAACGACCCAACTCGCGGGCCGGCGAAGCGTACGACACATACGGCGCCAGGCCCGCTGACCAGCACAAGGAGCGACCATGAACCGCCATCTGCCTTCGGCCCTTCTCGCCCTCCCGCTTTTCATCTCGTGCCCGTGGGCGCAAACCGCGACGACCTTGCGCGACGCGGCCGATGCCATCGGCCTCAACTTCGGCCTGGCCACCAACAGCTACCAGGTCAGTAGTTCCACTTCCGCCTATGCGGTGGCCGCCGCGGCCCAATTCAACTTGGCGGTGTGCGAGAACGAGATGAAGTTCGAGAGCACCGAGAAACCCATCGGCACGTTCAATTACAGCGGCGGCGACGCCGTCTACAAATTCGTCAGCGCGAACAAGATGAAGATGCGCGGCCATAACTTCGTATGGGGCGGCCAATCCAGTTCGGCCCAGGCGGCCGTGCACGACCGCGCTTCAGGGCTCAGCATCCTCAAAACCCACATCGACTCGGTGGGCGGCCATTTCAAGACCAAGATCCTGGAATGGGACGTGCTGAACGAGATCACCAACGATGGCGGCTCGGGCGGCCTCAAGGGCATTTTCTGGAAAACCAACATCGGGGACGATTACGCGGATTCGGCGTTGGTCTTTTCCCGCCGCGCGATCGGGACCAACGGGTATTTGTATTCCAACGATTACAGCGCCGACGGCGTCAACGCGAAGTCGACCTCTATCCTCAACATGGCCAAGACGTGGATACAGAAAGGCGTGCCCATCGACGGCATCGGGTTCCAATGCCATTTGAGCACGGGCATCAACAAGGCCGACATCTCGGCGAACATCAAACGCTTCGGCGACCTGGGATTGCGCGTATCCCTGACCGAGATCGACATCAAGCAGGCGAAAACGGCGGATTGGACCGCCCTCATGGGCGCGTGCCTGGAGAACTACAATTGCGTGTCCTTCGTGACCTGGGGCCTCACCGACGCCTCCTCCTGGATCGGCAGCAGTTGCGGATGCCTCTTGTATAACGGCAGCACGCCCGCCCCCAAGACCGATTTCATCAACGCCCTCCTGGACGCCATGGCCCACGAGGACCCGGCCATCGCCGCCAAGCGGAAGGAGTTCATCCAAAGGACCCCGGGAACGACGGCCTTATACGCCCGCAGCGCCGCCTTCCGGACCCCGTCCAGCCGCTGGCTGGGAGCCGCCCCGGTACCGCTCTTCTCCAATGGCGCGAAGGGGCCCGTGGACATCCTCGGCCGTAGCCAACCGGTCGCTCCGCGCTCGCCGTGGGCGGCCGGACTCGGCATCTTGCCCCAATAGCCCGCTTAAGGACCCAGCAGGGCTTTGAGGGACCGGCAGGTGCCGGCCACATCGCCCGAACCGAAAATGGCCGTGCCCACCACGGCCACGTTCACCCCCGCCGCCCTCACTTCGCGGATGTTCTGGGGCCCGATTCCCCCGTCCATCTGGATGTCCAGTTCCAGCCCGCGGGCATCCGCCTGCGCCCGTAGCGCGCGCGCCTTATCCAAGACGTAAGGGATGAATTTCTGGCCGCCGAAACCGGGGTTCACGGACATCAGCAGGACCAGATCCAAAAGCGGAAGCACCTGTTCCAAGGCCCCGATGGGGGTGGCCGGGTTCAGGCTCGCCCCCACGCGCAAGGGGATGCCGGCCCTGCTCTTTTGGGCCTTCACCAGCCGCACCAGGGAATCCAAATGATGGGTCGCTTCCACATGTATGGTAATGGAGTCGGCGCCCGCCTTTGCGAAATCCGTCACGAATCGCTCCGGATGGGCGATCATAAGGTGGCAGTCGAGGGGCAGTTGCGAACATTTCCGGAAGGCTTCCACCAGGACCGGCCCGAAGGTGAGATTGGGAACGAAATGCCCGTCCATGACGTCCAAATGCAGCCAATCGGCCCCGCCCTGCGCCACCGCCGCGCATTGCCCCCGCATGTCGGACAAATCGGCATTTAAAATGCTGGGGGCCAGGATTCCGGTTCGAGCCATTTTTTTGCTCCTTATTGAGGGCTGAAAAATAGTTTAATGGGATAGCCATGGGATTTAAGCCATTCTGCTCCGCCTTTTTGAAGCGCATGTTCAGCCCCATGCGGACCCGCGCTATCAAGTCCATGCTCTTCTCGGGCACGCCGGTGCTCGAACGCATCCGCATGGATAGCGGACATGAGGGACCGGTATTCACGCTCTTCTACAGGAACGGCCTAATGCTCACCTTGGGCGAATCCGGCATTCTCGACTACCAGGATCGCAGCTTCGAGGGGTTCCTGGGCGGCGAGAGCCGGGCCACCCACGATCGCGATTTCCTGGCCTCGTTGCATCGGATCGTACTGCAAAGCCTATTGCGTTACATCACCGCGCCGCGCGTGGAAGTCCGCCAGCGCGAACGGGCCGCCGAAGCGGCCTCGAAATTGTACCTGGCCTGCGAGCAGCGTCCCGTCGCCCCGTCTCCGGACCAAGTTTCCTGGTCTCCCGGTTCGCCCCGCGAGCCGGCCCGCTCCCGCTAGCCTCGAATTCACTTCCGGAAGAATTCCGGATCGGCAGCCAGCACCACGTCCATGGCTTCGCGCGCCAGGCTTTCCGGGATCCCGAAGGTCGTTCCCAACGCCTGGAACAGTTCTTCGCGGCCCAGTTTGCGCATCACGCTTGCCTCGGCGGTCCGCACCAGCAGGCTGCGTTTTTGCAGGTAGTACTGCGCACCGTCCCGCACGCGGTTGAGTACGGGGTAGCGCATCATGGGCAGGCGATAGCTCGCTTCCCAATGGGCGAAGAACTCCTCCTCCCCCACCGCCCGCTTCCGGAAATCGAAGCGGTACTTCAAGCCGCCCCCTTCGGGGCGGCCGGTATCCCGGGGGCCGCTCCATAGCCGCCAGGCGCCGGCTTCCGCCTTATCCTCCAAGCGCACGGCATTGGGCGGGATCCACGCTTCCAGCGACAATCCGGCTCCCGGCAGGGGAAGGGGCTCGAAGATGAGATAGCCGGGATCGAGCAGGTAGGCGCGGCCCTCCCAATCCATGCGCAAGGCGCAGTGGATGTTTTGCGATCGGCCCTTGTCGCCCATCAGCAAGGCGTAACCGATGCCCGCCTCCCGGAGCCGGCCCGCCAGCCACCACGTGAGGGAAAAGCAAGTGCCGCCCGCGCCGGTCTCCCGATTGCGTTCGAGCCAGCCCTCCGCCAGGCCCAAGGTAGCTTCCATGTTACCCCCGGCCGCATGGGCGGCGATCTTGCTCAGGTTCTCGTAAGGCAGGATCGAAAGCTCGCGCAGGGCCGTCAGCACGGGGGCGGGGAAGGGGACGGGTTCGGGGGGCATGCGGTCGGCGTTTCCGTTAAGGGCTCTTAGGGACGGAAAAGGTAGTTCGCCCCGCCCCATTCATCGAACCGCAATCCTCCGGATGCAAGTCCGTAATCCCCAATCGGTAATTTGCCTGGCCGATCCCGGGCGGAGCGGGGCTTCACGGCCGCGTTCCGCCCGGGTCGCATCGATTCCCGATCGAACATTCCATTTCCGGAAGGATGACCATGAAGCCCGAAAATACCTTTTCCTTTCCCATCGGCCTGGCTTTGCTCGCCTCGCCCCTGTTGGCCCAAGTCCAAGGGCCCAGCAGCTCGGCCACTCCCTATCTCGTGCCCACGGCGCCGGGGGTGGAGATTACCTCCATCCTTACGGCCGGGGACACGGTCAAGCATTTCAACGGCGGCACCCAGCTTTACCGCATGAGCGGCATACCCGACGGCCTGGGCGCATTCGACAACGATCGCGACGACGAGGATGAATTTTCCGGCGAACGCGGCAACGGCCATGCGCGATGCCATCGCGACGAGGGGACCTTCACCGTGGTCATGAACCATGAGCTGACCAATTCCGATGGCGTGGCGCGCGATCATGGCGGCAGGGGCGCCTTCGTTTCCCGCTGGACCATCCGCAAGTCGGATCTGAAGGTGGTGGCCGGCGTGGATCAGATGCAGCACGTCAGGCTGTGGAACCCGGCCGCCTCGGCCTTTTACGATTCCACCGGCGTCACCTTCAGCCGCTTCTGTTCGGCCGATCTGGCCAAGCCTTCCGCCTACTACAATCCCGCCACCGGGATGGGAACGCGGGATCGCATTTTCCTGAACGGCGAGGAAGTCTCCGGCGGCCGCGCCTTGGCCCATATCGTCACGGGCCGGTATGACGGGACCACCTACGAG
It contains:
- a CDS encoding endo-1,4-beta-xylanase, yielding MIRRPLIATLAFPLLISSAWSQAATKIRDAADAVGLNFGLATSANQVRDTTSAYAQDAKTQFNFAVCENDMKFDNTEGPIGTFKYTGGDGLSAFCVANKMKMRGHNFIWHSQSNTASGAVHDRTTGLTVMRNHITAVGGHFKEKILEWDVLNETQSAGSGSFWYKAIGADYTDSALAIARSVIGTSGYLYSNDYGADGVNGKSTSILTQAKKWQTNKVPLDGIGFQCHLGHGINKADISANIKRFGDIGLRVSLTEIDITQATAADWTALLGACLENFNCTSFVTWGLTDASSWIGSTCGCLLYNGNPPTPKNDMISAVLAALAAADPAVTAKRKAFIALPPGSLGPNAVQVLQRPLAQRGPELFFGASPVKIFSTPNGNAIDVLGRNRALIPVSSNLPGLSIQPQ
- a CDS encoding endo-1,4-beta-xylanase, which produces MNRHLPSALLALPLFISCPWAQTATTLRDAADAIGLNFGLATNSYQVSSSTSAYAVAAAAQFNLAVCENEMKFESTEKPIGTFNYSGGDAVYKFVSANKMKMRGHNFVWGGQSSSAQAAVHDRASGLSILKTHIDSVGGHFKTKILEWDVLNEITNDGGSGGLKGIFWKTNIGDDYADSALVFSRRAIGTNGYLYSNDYSADGVNAKSTSILNMAKTWIQKGVPIDGIGFQCHLSTGINKADISANIKRFGDLGLRVSLTEIDIKQAKTADWTALMGACLENYNCVSFVTWGLTDASSWIGSSCGCLLYNGSTPAPKTDFINALLDAMAHEDPAIAAKRKEFIQRTPGTTALYARSAAFRTPSSRWLGAAPVPLFSNGAKGPVDILGRSQPVAPRSPWAAGLGILPQ
- the rpe gene encoding ribulose-phosphate 3-epimerase, whose translation is MARTGILAPSILNADLSDMRGQCAAVAQGGADWLHLDVMDGHFVPNLTFGPVLVEAFRKCSQLPLDCHLMIAHPERFVTDFAKAGADSITIHVEATHHLDSLVRLVKAQKSRAGIPLRVGASLNPATPIGALEQVLPLLDLVLLMSVNPGFGGQKFIPYVLDKARALRAQADARGLELDIQMDGGIGPQNIREVRAAGVNVAVVGTAIFGSGDVAGTCRSLKALLGP
- a CDS encoding arylamine N-acetyltransferase → MPPEPVPFPAPVLTALRELSILPYENLSKIAAHAAGGNMEATLGLAEGWLERNRETGAGGTCFSLTWWLAGRLREAGIGYALLMGDKGRSQNIHCALRMDWEGRAYLLDPGYLIFEPLPLPGAGLSLEAWIPPNAVRLEDKAEAGAWRLWSGPRDTGRPEGGGLKYRFDFRKRAVGEEEFFAHWEASYRLPMMRYPVLNRVRDGAQYYLQKRSLLVRTAEASVMRKLGREELFQALGTTFGIPESLAREAMDVVLAADPEFFRK